In Chrysiogenes arsenatis DSM 11915, the following proteins share a genomic window:
- a CDS encoding Fic family protein, with protein sequence MPDSLPINIDDLLHQRRVEGERIEYKAGWNPDAIIRTLCAFANDFENLGGGYVVIGQDCDANGQPQFPPVGLAEEQLDHIQQQLLAACQLIQPPYFPALSIERVAGRTLMVLQAPGGMNRPYKAPASVTAKQKIWHYYIRRYSSTVEAKGDTERELLSLTATVPFDDRYAQQASVADLSKPLMLEYLREVGSALAKDGENLSVEALGRQMNVVGGPAESPWPKNVGLLFFNENPERFFPYTQIDVVWFPEGAGGDRFDEKIFKGPLARMIREVLGYIQRNYLHETVIKHPDRAEATRVWNFPYAAIEEVLVNAVYHRSYEEREPIEVRISRSELVVLSVPGPDRSIRLEDFAAGRAVSRRYRNRRIGEFLKELDLTEGRSTGVPKILKAMAANGSPAPVFETDDERLAYLIRLPVHPMADATPEVTQQVTQQVTQQVTPLLKVLAGEMSRSELMAAMALRDRVSFSSLYLTPALEAGVIEMTLPDKPRSSKQRYRLTALGKHCLQALHEGERE encoded by the coding sequence ATGCCTGACAGCCTACCCATCAACATTGATGACCTGCTGCACCAGCGCCGGGTGGAAGGGGAGCGCATCGAATACAAGGCGGGCTGGAATCCCGATGCCATCATCCGCACCCTGTGCGCTTTTGCCAACGATTTTGAAAATCTGGGCGGCGGCTATGTGGTGATCGGTCAGGATTGCGATGCCAATGGCCAGCCGCAGTTTCCCCCTGTGGGTTTGGCAGAAGAGCAACTCGACCACATCCAGCAGCAATTGCTGGCCGCCTGCCAGTTGATTCAGCCGCCCTATTTTCCAGCGCTGAGCATCGAACGCGTGGCTGGGCGCACCCTGATGGTATTGCAGGCTCCCGGCGGCATGAATCGCCCCTACAAAGCACCGGCATCGGTTACGGCTAAACAGAAAATTTGGCATTACTACATTCGCCGTTACAGCAGTACGGTGGAAGCCAAGGGCGACACCGAGCGGGAGCTGCTGAGCCTGACGGCTACGGTGCCCTTTGATGATCGCTATGCCCAGCAGGCCAGCGTGGCGGATTTGTCTAAACCGCTGATGCTGGAATATCTGCGCGAAGTGGGTAGTGCCTTGGCCAAAGATGGCGAAAACCTTTCCGTTGAAGCCTTGGGGCGGCAGATGAATGTTGTCGGTGGTCCGGCAGAATCGCCCTGGCCGAAAAACGTCGGCCTGCTGTTTTTCAATGAAAATCCAGAGCGCTTTTTCCCCTATACGCAGATTGATGTCGTCTGGTTTCCCGAAGGGGCTGGTGGTGACCGCTTTGACGAGAAAATCTTCAAAGGCCCGCTAGCGCGTATGATCCGCGAGGTACTGGGGTATATCCAGCGCAACTATCTGCACGAGACGGTGATCAAGCACCCCGACCGGGCCGAAGCCACACGGGTATGGAATTTTCCCTATGCCGCCATTGAAGAGGTGCTGGTCAATGCGGTGTATCACCGTTCCTACGAAGAGCGCGAACCGATTGAAGTGCGCATCAGCCGCAGCGAGCTGGTGGTGTTGAGTGTACCCGGTCCAGATCGCTCTATCCGGCTGGAAGATTTTGCCGCTGGCCGGGCGGTAAGCCGCCGCTACCGTAATCGCCGTATCGGCGAGTTTCTCAAGGAGCTGGATCTGACTGAAGGGCGTTCTACCGGTGTACCAAAAATCCTCAAAGCGATGGCCGCTAATGGCTCGCCTGCGCCAGTCTTCGAAACCGACGATGAACGCCTTGCCTACCTGATCCGACTGCCAGTGCATCCAATGGCGGATGCCACCCCCGAAGTTACCCAGCAAGTTACCCAGCAAGTCACCCAGCAAGTCACCCCCTTGCTTAAAGTGCTGGCAGGCGAGATGAGCCGGAGTGAGCTGATGGCTGCCATGGCGCTGCGCGACCGGGTGAGCTTCAGCAGCTTGTACCTAACGCCAGCATTGGAGGCAGGCGTGATCGAAATGACTCTGCCCGATAAACCCCGCAGCAGCAAGCAGCGCTACCGGCTGACTGCGCTCGGCAAACACTGCTTGCAAGCTCTGCACGAAGGAGAGCGGGAATGA